A genomic region of Homo sapiens chromosome 4, GRCh38.p14 Primary Assembly contains the following coding sequences:
- the CXCL8 gene encoding interleukin-8 isoform 2 precursor (isoform 2 precursor is encoded by transcript variant 2) — MTSKLAVALLAAFLISAALCEGAVLPRSAKELRCQCIKTYSKPFHPKFIKELRVIESGPHCANTEIIVKLSDGRELCLDPKENWVQRVVEKFLKR; from the exons ATGACTTCCAAGCTGGCCGTGGCTCTCTTGGCAGCCTTCCTGATTTCTGCAGCTCTGTGTGAAG GTGCAGTTTTGCCAAGGAGTGCTAAAGAACTTAGATGTCAGTGCATAAAGACATACTCCAAACCTTTCCACCCCAAATTTATCAAAGAACTGAGAGTGATTGAGAGTGGACCACACTGCGCCAACACAGAAATTAT tGTAAAGCTTTCTGATGGAAGAGAGCTCTGTCTGGACCCCAAGGAAAACTGGGTGCAGAGGGTTGTGGAGAAGTTTTTGAAGAggtaa
- the CXCL8 gene encoding interleukin-8 isoform 1 precursor (isoform 1 precursor is encoded by transcript variant 1), which produces MTSKLAVALLAAFLISAALCEGAVLPRSAKELRCQCIKTYSKPFHPKFIKELRVIESGPHCANTEIIVKLSDGRELCLDPKENWVQRVVEKFLKRAENS; this is translated from the exons ATGACTTCCAAGCTGGCCGTGGCTCTCTTGGCAGCCTTCCTGATTTCTGCAGCTCTGTGTGAAG GTGCAGTTTTGCCAAGGAGTGCTAAAGAACTTAGATGTCAGTGCATAAAGACATACTCCAAACCTTTCCACCCCAAATTTATCAAAGAACTGAGAGTGATTGAGAGTGGACCACACTGCGCCAACACAGAAATTAT tGTAAAGCTTTCTGATGGAAGAGAGCTCTGTCTGGACCCCAAGGAAAACTGGGTGCAGAGGGTTGTGGAGAAGTTTTTGAAGAg ggcTGAGAATtcataa